The nucleotide window tgcgaCACGGTCGACCAGGCGTTCATTGCCGATAGGGGATCAGCTACCGACATGGCCATCGGGGAAGTGGCGGCCGTGGTGCTAGCTGTGTGCGATTGTGATTGTGGAAGTTGGAGCCCAGCCACGCTGAAGTTGGCGAGGATATCCGGGGACAtgctggctgctgggagGCGGCTGTCAAAGGTCatttgttggtgttgatgactCGATGGGTACATATATGGGTTTGGTGGACTGTGTTCggctttggtgtttggtgaagCGGGCAGGGATTGTGGTGACTGCGCCGAGTAGTGTGATGATTTGTTTGGTGACGGGACGTCCGAAGTGCTAAACGTGCCATACTTCTCGTCGGTGCGGTTGAGCACCAAAGAGGCTTCTTCGGGAAGCTCGACATTCCATTTCCGCGCAAGAACGCTGAGGATAGACAGTGTTCTGCGAGCGCACAGCCAATCCTCAGCAATTTCTTCCAGGTGTTTGATGCCGTGGATAATGTCTCTCTTGGCTGTCTTTTCAGGTAGGTTGAGCATGTGAATTGTGCAGGCTGAGTGCACCATATATACGGCGATATTGCAGATCTGTCGTAGGTTATACATCTTTTTGTAGAGGCGCATCAGTTTGGAGATGGCGCCAGCGTTGGAAGTACATATCCTCCTGGGCGAGACATGTGATGGTAATGGTGATGACGACGGGGTGTATTTGAGGAATGGCCGGAACAGGTGGATGTACTGCAGGTGATAGAACATGCTGCTCAAGGTTAGCCACAACGCATCAAGGGAAAAACAAATTAACGAGACATACTGCATCAGGATGACGTTCGGCAATTGCCCTTCCTTAGGCTCAAACTCCTTTGGCAACTCTGCTTTCCAATCCTCTAGTCGCCTGTGCAGCTCGCTGAGCTTCTTAAGCTCAACGTATTTCCCACTAGAGCGTCCTATATGGTTAGGGTGGTAAAAGAAGAGCAGCAGATCGCTGCTAATCTCGCAAAGCTTCGATAGCTGTAAACCAGTGGCCCTTGTTCGGGCAGGCTGCTTTGAAGATTGGTCAAAGCCAGCATCTGTGTATGGCGACCACATCATGGCGTCTTCGTCTGGAAATACATCGTACTTTGGTACATTGTATGAGTTCTTCGGAAGTTGAGGTAGCCGGCCGAGGTAGTTTGACCAGCACTTGTCGAATAGGAAACACCCCCAAAATGTGATCCTTCGGGCATCCACCTCCTTTTCATCCAACGAATCCTTATCCTTGGAGATACCGCCAATGTCTAGGTTGAGACCAATGTCCTGAGCCATCCGGAAACTCATACCGCTGTATACCCAGCCCTTAGCCTCCCGACCACATCCCGCTTCTCGAACAGACATGAGCGCCAATGCCTGCACAGTGGTGAGTTTTGGCTTTTCGTACTCGTCATTCTCCACGATAAGCCTCTTTGCCTCGGCGAAAAAATGGTCCCCCTTCGTTCTACTGTCGCCGGATAACGCAAAAGCGCCCGGTACACTTGTGAAGTGGCATCCAAGAGATAACATCGCATTGACCAGCAGTGACGAACAATACACCGTGGTTCGTGGCTGGCCTCGTGGTTTCCCCTTGAAGAAGTCTCGGTAAAAGAGGTCCTTCGACAGCGTCGTGAAATAGGGGTAGTGCCAGTTGAAGTACATGTTTATGAGGTGAACGATCAGTTGTGTGTCCTTGGTCACTTCGGTCCAGCTAGTCACTGGATCTTCGCCCGACAGGTAGCTCTCGGATTCTGGTTCGTCAGGTACGTTGGCGGTTTCGCCGAGATAGATCAGATGAGATGTCCCGCCGATGAATCGAACCGAACCATTCTCCAGCCTCAACTCTCCCATCTTGCGCGCCAATTCCCTCTCGCCTTCGACGGGTAGGTTTGCCGAATAGTCGTCGTCCAATCGGCCaaagtcctcctcctcatctgctTCATTGGAGATGTCATTTTTGAGAATGGACTCGGCGACGTTATCCAGGCTGTCACAAGTACGAATCTTTTTCACAATAGCCGGTACGTCCTCTTCGGCGGCGTTGAGGATGGCCTCAATCAAAATCTGGAGAGTCGAGTTCCTGGCCTTCATGCTGTCCGTCTTCTCACGGTAGACGCCCTTGCGGCGATGGTCCGAATTGGGATCATAGACACATTCGGTGCCGTAGACGCTGGCACATGCCGCGCAGCTCGGTAGAGCACCATCGCATTTTGATTTCCTCTTGCGACAGGCAATACAAGCAGTGCTGACACACCTTCGTTTCTGGTTGGCGGGATCGGCGGCGCGCCTGGATTTCTTCTTggacggtggcggcgggtCGGTGCTCCCTCCCGCAAAAGCATCCAGATCTCCGTTTTCAAAGgaggcggcgacggcgacgtcggttccctccatcttccgggtcggcggcgacggcgggACAAGCGGTGGATCCCGATCACTTGTATGATTGCGGTGCTTGACTTGCGGGTGCCCCGCGATGGCCGGGGCGGTGGGGAAAATCGGAGCGCGGTGTGTCAGAAATGAACCCGACGATTCTGCGAGTGAGTGCCGAGTGATTTGAAAGCACCAGGCCACCCGCTGCCGCTGCGGGGAAAGGTAAGGGGCGTTCCGAGCTAGAGACGCGGGGGTCAcccagctttttttttcacggCCCACTCTGGAGGTTGAAGCTCCAGCTCAAGATTCGGCTTTTCAACGCTCACCTCTCACCCGCTGGGTCGTAATGTCAGGAGGGGAATATCTGGGTTCGAACAGCCGGAAAACAGCAACGGCAGGGTGTTAGTCACGGCCAGTCatgtggtgggtggtcagGAGACGCCCGTTGTTGTGTAAGCCTTGTCTTGGGCCACGGGTGGGATGCGGCAATAGCTAGCGTTGACACTGGGTTGACGGCAAGGCTACCGGCAAAACGTTGTTTGGGATTCCTGAATGATGCAGGAAAAGTGGAGGAATTCAGAGACAGAAAGGAATGGCGAGAATTGAGGGAAGCATGAGCATATCAAAGACGCACGCGACGAAATAAACGAGCGAGGTTGTCTGATAGGCCAACGCAGTCTATTGGCATGGGTGGCAACCGTCTGCTGGTCGACCTTATTCAAGACCGAGAGAATCATAGCTGCTGGACATTGAGAAAGAAAGATCCGACTGCAGCATGCGGTGTTTGGTCGAGATAAGTTACCGCTGCTGGCCAGATCGCCGCAAGATAAGGCTGTTTCGTGATGGGTGGTCAAGGTGAGCTGCCATTCGGTCTGGGACGACCCGAAAGGTGGGATGGTGTGTTCCCGTTCCCTACGAGGTGTGAACAGCGAGCGAGACATTAAAAGACCCTGGGAGGCCGGGTTTTCAGCCGGGTTACCCGTCCAGCGTGGCCCTGGCTAAATTTCCTTACCTAACAGAATCGCACTGAGCAGGTTTCGTAAACAAGTCAGTCTGGTTTTGAAGTTTACTGACAGCTTCCACCAGGTCTCATGGCCTCATGGCATTCTGCTCAACATGATCAAAATGATATGGGCTTGATAAGATGCCTGGCTCGGCAGTTCAAGTTGATTCGCTACCTGGTCCCGGGAATGCCAAGAGCGAAggatcatcaccaagaaaGGCTTGGCTTGCGGGTCTAGACCAGAGTGTGGGGGTAACCCCGGATTCTGAATACGGGTTATCTATTGGTTGCCCGGATAGCTGCATAACatgtcgacgacgacatccaTGGTGAAGCCTTCAATTTACACTCTTTTATGAAGACATTATTTCGAACCTGCAGCCTGTACTCTAAGACTTGCCTGCGGGTGCTAGTAACAAAATCCTCTCCGGCTTCGGAATTGTGCTCAACTTCCTCATGTCGGTCTCATCCACCTGGATCCCCTTCTCCCTAGCCAAGTCAATGACGGCCCAGATTCTGGAATCCTTCTCCCAGTAGCACCGATCCAGCAACGCCATCAGCGTATCTTCCGTGGGGTACTTGGCGACTCTTTGGACCAAATGCTCCCCCATA belongs to Podospora bellae-mahoneyi strain CBS 112042 chromosome 6, whole genome shotgun sequence and includes:
- the NIT4 gene encoding Nitrogen assimilation transcription factor nit-4 (COG:K; EggNog:ENOG503NWSV) — protein: MEGTDVAVAASFENGDLDAFAGGSTDPPPPSKKKSRRAADPANQKRRCVSTACIACRKRKSKCDGALPSCAACASVYGTECVYDPNSDHRRKGVYREKTDSMKARNSTLQILIEAILNAAEEDVPAIVKKIRTCDSLDNVAESILKNDISNEADEEEDFGRLDDDYSANLPVEGERELARKMGELRLENGSVRFIGGTSHLIYLGETANVPDEPESESYLSGEDPVTSWTEVTKDTQLIVHLINMYFNWHYPYFTTLSKDLFYRDFFKGKPRGQPRTTVYCSSLLVNAMLSLGCHFTSVPGAFALSGDSRTKGDHFFAEAKRLIVENDEYEKPKLTTVQALALMSVREAGCGREAKGWVYSGMSFRMAQDIGLNLDIGGISKDKDSLDEKEVDARRITFWGCFLFDKCWSNYLGRLPQLPKNSYNVPKYDVFPDEDAMMWSPYTDAGFDQSSKQPARTRATGLQLSKLCEISSDLLLFFYHPNHIGRSSGKYVELKKLSELHRRLEDWKAELPKEFEPKEGQLPNVILMHMFYHLQYIHLFRPFLKYTPSSSPLPSHVSPRRICTSNAGAISKLMRLYKKMYNLRQICNIAVYMVHSACTIHMLNLPEKTAKRDIIHGIKHLEEIAEDWLCARRTLSILSVLARKWNVELPEEASLVLNRTDEKYGTFSTSDVPSPNKSSHYSAQSPQSLPASPNTKAEHSPPNPYMYPSSHQHQQMTFDSRLPAASMSPDILANFSVAGLQLPQSQSHTASTTAATSPMAMSVADPLSAMNAWSTVSQPPQPPMPSYNPSPFNPNPRRHVSSNSGYVIDGQDWYIKDGVNWQQNFETWGMSSNGGGPQQTNQGPSNGDPSSLFMFRGLNGGGRGGNEMDTGGFDNLGSMGTLDHLPGLD